AGTTCCCGCTACATTAACCATGAACACATTCATGAGCTTGGCTACACAGAAGTTGTGTAATGAAGATGGATTTAGTGTCAAGGACTGgcgttaaaacaaacaaaaattttaaaaaaacttgaatCTGCATTCTTTCTATGGGCAACAAGGGGGCGAATATTCATAGAGCAAGATGAGATTTGATCTTTAATTCTAACTTGACTTATTACCCAACATCTGTTGGAGTTATCTCAACAtagtttcagatctttttaaacaGGTTGAgactttatttttagattaataTCCAAGTTTAGACAACGTGAAAAACAACAGTTATGTTTCACGGCATTGACAAGTTGCTACAATCTGTACGTTGTGTAAGAGTTTATAAtgtagagttaaaaaaaatttcaagcCTAAAAATGTAAAGACTGATGGTTGTCTATGGAGTAATATTATATTAACATCAGCTAATAGAAATCTAAAATATATACCTAGCTTGTGCGTAGTGTATGAGCCTGTAGGTCATCTTATCCAACTATATCATCATGGTAATCTTTACTCAGCATAAACTGGCCCTGAGGAGGTTAGAATTATACTACTTaaacaatctttaaaatatAGAACATAGTGTTGCCAATAAAATTATAAGACATTTGCAAGCCTGTGGAGTTGTTCACCAGTTATGCCTCTAAATAAAAGATTATAGATAAAGTGGAACAAATGACGTGTCACATTGCAGCAGGAATACTTTCCGTCAGCGGGAGATGCagaagatgctttttttttttttaaatagttgatcaagtttattttatctgtaaCTAATAAGATTATTCCATTGGTCTTTAGCCCATAAGATTAATATTTTCCATGTTTATTGATCCAAAACCTTTAATAAATTACAGTGTTCTTTACTTTGGGGcatttaaagtttcagtttttgcaccAACATCTTCTACGCAgctgtcaaattaaaaattaacattGGGACCTGAGTGCGCTGAGGGTTAAATTGAGTATTTTCAAAAGGTATATTTATACCACTTCTTTTGGATGCTGCCTTTAGTGGTCACCAGCTTCCTCCATTTCACCCTACTCCTCTGCACTACATCCATGAACCTCCTTtgtggtcttcctcttttcctcctctctaGTAGTTTCATTTTCAACATCTGTTATCTGAGATATCCACtatccctcctctgcacatgtccaaaccataaaaagtatatttataCTGTAAGCTACTTTCTGCTAACACTACTAACAACCATTTCCTGTAAATTCTCTAAAGCCATTGATTTATAAAACTCAGTTCCTATTGCCTAAAGAAAACAGTACATAACTGATGTGTTATATGttgaaaaacagtaaaatattaaacatccTTCTTTTCTTAGAGTGCACTCAAAGTGATGTCTTGATTAATAAAATTCCTGACATGAGCTTAAGAGGTTCAGTAGAaccagcaaaaagaaaaagaaaaaagaaaccatgCCAAACCAGTTTACCTTCGCCTGGATTTCCATCTTCAGAATTGACCCAATTATGGCCAACAGATCGCTGACGATGACCAGCAAATACCAGCCATTCAGAAACTCCCCCTGGTCGTCTTCACACACTTTACGATTAAAGTTCTCATGAAAGAATCGTGAGAATCTCttgaaacacataaacacaagacAAGAATTGAACTTTAATCTGCcgtggaaagaaaaacaaaaaaaaaaaaaaaaaaaaaacacactgcacTGAAGCTTTAGATCTGTATGCCAAATCAATTATTGTAAATTAATCATTtgaggggggtaaaaaaaaaaaaaagccagcagGTTGTTTGCTTTACGCAAtgattttttgaattatttgtgCCAGTTGAAATGATTAAGAGaagatttttttgggggggagaaTATAGCTGAAAGTAGAGGAACTATAAAACAAGAcaattcaattttttaaaaataatttagtgCAGCAGACCTGGAGTAACTTGACGGCTAGGATGATAGAGCGAGTGCACAGTGCAGCTGATGTGATGCAAACCAGGATGACAAAGCCATCAAACACCAGCAGATAGTGGGTGTTTTTCTGAGCTGAAACAGacagaggggggagaaaaaaaaagttttaaaaaagtgaggCCCTGAGTATTTAGGTTTATCTCTTCCACAGCTCCTCCACACTCACTACTGGTACTGATATTAGAAGTCTGAAAGACAACGCCTTACTAACAGTCAACAGCGCCAGGACAAGAAAGTCTTGAGTCTTGGTTACAAAATATCCTCTGAGgaagtgtttcacatttttggagaacttctttttaaacaatttttgttcatttagaggtaaaatagaaaaatagtgAAATTTGGTAATATGTGGTGGAAGCCTTTAATGGCAAAATCCAATTAATTCTTCCTCGttcttatatttgttttttttttaagctgaaaaCCTACACCTCACCTGTCCCAGATATCGTCCAGGCCCGACACGCACTGCTTTCAAAATCTATGTCCAGGAATATTTTCACCTTCCCGCTGTGACACTGGTTATCAAATGTAATCTGAGGGTAAAATTacagaggattaaaaaaaaaaaaaaaaaaaagcatctggaTACGCACTGGGCGGTTTTATTTCCACAATCCGGAGCACTTTAAAGCCGAGTGAAGCATACCGTAACGTAGAAGGAGTAGCAGTCAGGCAGCTCCCGGGATCGGACGGTCTGCAGGTTGATCCCCTTCAGctcaaatgttattttgatGTCAACAAGCCTGAAATGAAAGATGGATAAGTTATGCAAACAGttgattttaaggttttaagtGCATATTTGTTAACCGTAGACAGATGAGATGGATACCTGTAAAAGTCCATATCAAAAAAGGAGGCATTCTGAGTTTTCCACTCATGTGCAGTCTTTGGAGTATGTGACAtgcagactgaaaaataaagggaaagttggaaaagcttttaaagatatttatacCATTAAATATCCCAACATAATGGTACGGCATAGAATAAAGATTTTAGTACATCAACAACGCAATAAATTGTGCATTTCtgcaataattaaataaaatagtgaTTTCTGCCATTGTTTTTGCAATAAATCACCATCACATATGCACAATGCGAAtttaggtttgatttttttttttttccattttaaattgcaaaaaccGAGATTAAAGAACGGTGTCAGGAATAACAGAGGACAGCtgaaagtacaaaataaaatctcaccCGTCTCCAGCTTAGCATCAATATCATAAGCCTCATCCGAAGGCTCCGCGCTGCTTTTTTTGTAGTACTTCTTACAGATGACGAGAGGCTTCACGTTCCCATATTCATCCTCCGCATAACTGATGGGACCCACGGAGAGCTGACCCAGCTGGCTGTACTGTAAACAAGAGGTCTCAGGTAAAACGGGGTCAGGATTTAAGATCTTCATGAGTTTCCTCCACAGCAGACAGGACCGTTCCGGCATGCGACattattcacaaacatttttcccTATACTGTTTGAGAATATTAACAGAAAGGCTTTGCTCTGATAAATAGGTCTGTTTAAACTAATTAGAAGCCATTTCTGCGACTGAAGGAAAATGTGAGACAAGGACACCTTTATGTTTTAGTGAAGCAGACAATACCAGCCTGAATAACAGAACTCCGGAAGTCTCGATCAAAATATCAGCTAATATCTGGAGCTGTTGAATATGCTGCCTTTccaaaaaaattcataaaaatgttgaaaacattcTGTGGTTCATTCTATGTCATTTTGAGACAATTATAACTGGTCCATATCTAATTTTTACAATCAccgctccaaaaaaaaaaaagaaagaaaaacagttttaaacaagttCAAAATCCCCAGAATTAAACCAAAACGGTAAAACTGTAACATTGTTGCAAAAGATATTCATGATTTGAGCTGTGCAGATGTGTCTGGTAACTTTGCCAATCTTGATGGAAGtcaggaagtaaaaaaagaaaagaaactgtaaaaacaaaggatGAAATGACCAGAAAGTGACTCTATGAGAGCAGGAAGTCGATGTAGCCTTTAAATGAACCAGTTTTTTATGCAACCTCATAAGCCTTTTATAGTGCCCCCTTTACAAGAAATGGTGGCATAACATCCAGTAAATCACAACACAGGTTAATTATTATACAAGTTTGTCATTTCAGTAGTCTCTGATGGTGCCTTCTACGCAGATCCAAATACTCTGACTTTgtattgaaagaaaaatgttcactttattaaaaaaaccaaaaacagtaCTTCAAGGATAATGACTAACTACAAGGACTCactccattttctttctttaaaggaaaaaagttaaactttctttttttgttttcgccAGTTATGCAAAACTCAGACAGTTGTAGGTTAACCTTGCAAACAAGACTGAAAAGCAGCGTtacatctccacctgtcagagTTACCTGATCGATAACGTAAAACAGACTGTCGTAGACGGCGTGCTGCGTGTAGACAGCAACACTGTAGTCGTCCTCGTCCACCCCACTGTAGTCCTTCAGGAAAAGGTTTTTCAGGGCCATGGTGTTCTCCTCTTTATAGGCAACCACCAGCTGGTTGTTGAGGCCGAACAGGATGAGCTGCAACGAAACAAGATGGCGGGAGGATGATACGCACGCCGTCAAAATCGTTCaagtttcatttcctttttgagagttttccttcagacaaaaaaataaaacagacccTTTAAATAATTGTATTGTTCTCCAGATTTTGTTTGACATCAAAACATCTGTGGATGTTTTACTGTCTGTGCTTCAAACTccatgaaaaaacagaaaatgtgaaaaaaaaggaaataagttTCTATAATTAGGGTAGGATGACGATGCCAGTGTTCGTCTTcttccatttaaaaaatgatttatttggtAAAACTGACTTCCCATTTACAGGAAAAGAAAACCCTTTTGTATGCTTTAGGGCTGGGCTACCTTGTGACTGAAAAGCTGCATCCTGTAAATGTtacatatccatccatccatccattatcaaCAAGATATCGATGGCTAAAACCTTACATTTAAGACTTCTTTCGGTACTAAAAGTGGATTATATCCACCAGTGTAAAACAATAAGTTGCtaatgttaacttttttttttaagaaaatttgaaTTCAGCCTTTTAGAAAACAGAATAgagcctgaaaaaacaaaagtttgttttcctgtatcttaaaacaaaaaaaacaacaactctaaAACCAAATTATTGTTCTTGATTATTGACTCTGTAGAGGAACACGAAGATCAATCTGATTAGCATTTATGGTGCTTAATGTGCCAGGAAGCGTTTCCCAGCTGGAAACGGTCTTGTCCTGAACCCCACAGAGAGTCTCCTCCACATACTTGCGTAGTGATCATGACGATCTTTAGAATCTGGACCCCCATTTTCCAGGGAATGTGTCGTCGGGCCCTGTACTTCTCACAGGGGCTCATGAAGTAGTACTTCAGGTCATCTCTCAGGCTCTCCTCCTTGAGAACATCCTGAGTTGTGTCAGAGCTGCAACAGAAGAGCAACAACACGCAGGAGCAGGTGACAAACGGAAACCTGTGTGCAAGGGTTGTGTTGCTGCAGactagagagagagaggtgtgcaggaaggtgggggggggggttaatgcatgtggtggtgatgatggtggtggtgggtgtaTTAAACCTCTCGGGCTGAAAACGCGGAACTGAAAGTGTGAGAAAGCAGCAATTTCATAagaaactgttctgtttttaaaatgggtGAAGAACTTCATGTACTGAACACAGAGCCTGCATTCAGAGTGTGAACTGGGTTCAAGTCCGAGGTGAGCTCGCTGAATGTGGGCCTACTGTCAGTCCTTCCCCACAGGTTTGCCAACCACAGCCACAGTGCAAATCTCCTCCAGAACTTTTCTATCTGGCCTCCATAAACCCCGTTTGACAGGTAAAACTGTGAGGGGCCACACACATGCGTGGTGGCCTCTGAACCGACTAATAAAGTGACTCtagatgttgttttatttaaaaacaacaaagacaggattgtttcttattttgacAAACGCCCCACCGGCAGACACATCAAGTTCCTCCTCATTGAAACTACTTCCAAGTCCTAAATTAAGTTCAGACGGCACGGACCCACCTGATGGAACTGCTTCTGTCCAGATAACGAACGAGGAGCTCCATGGCTGCTGACCCCCCCGGGGCAGGGAGCGTTTACTGCCGCAGGCCGGAGCGACACGTCCCTCAGACCCAGGCAGGACAGCGCTGCAggacagagctgcagctcagctttGAGTGCGAGCACGCGGCGTGCCGTCAGCCAATCAAGAGACGAGTTTCGGGCGGCCCTCAGGTGCGCAATTTGGGTTTGTATGGAAGAACAACAGTGCCAAAAATGACAATACACGCACAAAggaaaggaacaaacaaaacaaaaagcatacaaattcagtgaaataaagtgtgaaattgtataaaaactaatgtttcaaaagtaaataaatatgtaaaaatacaaaacaaatgtataataaaaactggaaatatatttgaaactaaaagcactccgccaaggccatagcgtcaatttaaaaaaaaagcatgatcctgatcctgatctggatcaccttTAAAGTTTAATCAATTGAGTTTTTTATATGTGATAACCCCAATAACtactgaaaatttcatccaaatctgttcattattattttttatgtaaaacaaactcttttgcagtttgttttgggtcccttgctttaaaaatgtcatttgcaAAGAGGTTCAGATTTGCTCCAAGGAAAGTAGTGAGAAGGTAGCTTtaacttttgctgttttgtttagcAGTATCTCCACTGTTTTATTTCCAACACTCAATCAGCAGTGATAACAAAGGCTTTGGATTTATGAAACACATAAATTAGCCTAATCATTTCAtgtctttgtgacattttgttttgcagagaaAACTACTTTTTTACCGTACAAAGACACAGATGTAGAAGCTGAAGAAGTATGAAGTATTAAAACATCGCTGAAACTAGACACTCATACCAAATCTAAAGCAAATGTTGGAGCTTTTCAAGTAATTTTGATTTCAACTGCATATGGTTgggttgttttaattttgacaaaattgcaaagtaaagaaaaagggTTTCAAATCATGgcaacagttttgtttgtaaataatttataaaacctGCCCCATTTTAGACAAACTCTTATGACTCATCTTACCTTTTAACACAGGAAGAAAATCGGGCACATTCTGTCGAATCAAATGACGCAAAACCTGCCAGCGTCTACAcctgctgcagcaggaaacatgCGTGAGAAATGCTGTGAAAGGAATTAACCAGTAAACCTTAAAGCTGCAGCACTACAATCCAGAACTGTGAGCCGAAAGATGAAGTGCTGCTTCAAATCAGAAACCTCAACTCTGAATTCCAGAGAAGGCAtgtaacaaacattttaccttcagcataagaataaaaataaagtcttgtcttagaaatggttttatttgtaagTGTAAATGAACTGCTGGACTTTTCACTGCCCTCAGCTACGGGCGCAGCAAAATcgttttcaacaaataaaagttttcattGTTATTTTGCCACACTGACTTTCGTTTCAGTTTTTCAAAGCTTTCAtgtacaataaatacaaaacatgttaaaaattcGAGGACATCTTTTTCtccctttaataaaaaataaaaatcaaagaacaCAAATTTCAAAATTACAACTTAGAACTTTTAGTAGTCTTTCATTTACAGCGAAAGTCGTCTTATGACGCCAACaacatgatttttgtttatggataaaacttgaaaacatGGTGAAAGACCAGACTGACAAAGTAAAACCATTTTTCAAAGAATTCAGTGTGACTGCTTTGTGGGTGGCACAATGATTTGCTCTttctaaatcaaaacaaacatgtcacaaAGTGTAAAAATCAACGTGAGCGAGAAAGCAACTGGTCTTAAAACAGCCACAACCAGTTTACCACACAGCAGAAAGTAAACTGTACTGCTTGACAATCTGAATTATTCTCATTTAAGAACATTTGTACACCTGTCCGTCAGGTTTACATTTCAATAAATGCCGATGGCACTTAATTGTCTGTCTAATCCCCTGCTGCTGGATTCGTTTCCTGAACAGGAACTCCGACAGTCTCTACGTGTCTCTGTGACGCCGAGGTCGTCTCTTCTTCTGCTGAGACATCTGGGCCCTGCAGGGATGGGTGTCACATGAAAATATGTTATGCAAAGTAATtaccaatttaaaataaataaatgttatcaGCTAACATTAAAttcttaaatacattttagtaAATGCAGGTTTGAATAAGCAAtgcactgtttttctttttttttcctgagggAAACACTGATTTGGGAAGCTGTTATAGCAACAAAAGtgatcaattttaaaaaagtaaaaatatccACAGGTCATAGGATAAACAGTCACAAACACAGGTCACATCTATCAGTAACtgtcaaaatataaaagttaaaactacaaaacaaactcacaaggaacaaaactttcagagacATATTTACCAGTTTATGTTGCAGGGACATTTTCGCCCTCCTATTTGTGCTTGCACAGCACTGCggcattaaaacatttcatattcACGTCACTTTAGAAGAACTCTCAAACATCTGACTGCATCTGGATGTGTGTATTTTCAGTCAGACTCACCTGAACTTTAATCTGTGAAGGCTGTTGTTCTGCTGGCTGAGGTCTGGCTGCTGCACCGTCTCTGGGTTCATCTTCAGACCgtttctgcttctctttcaAAGGTTTATTCTTTCTCTGTGATGAATCTGATtcagtctgtttgttctttGGCTGGGCTGTGTTTGCAGCAGCACTTGCTCCTCTACCCTCATCTTGTGTCTCCTGCTGGTCTTCAGATCCTGACTCGGCAGAGGAATTGTCCTCTGCCTCAGGATGACTCTCATGCCGGCCATCGTTCTCATCTCCACTGTACTGATGGTCAGCATTTCCCAGTGTCTCTACATTGATGGGTGCtggcttctctctgctcctgttGGGCCGTCTCTGATGAACGTCATTCCTGTCTAACCTTGCATTATCGTCTCGTTGCCTCGGGACATGCTGCTGGGCAGGTGCCGGTGCTGGTGCCAGTGCAGGTACAGGTCCATCCCCTCCTGCCAAGTTATCACGGCCCTCATTCCTCAGAGCAGGACGCGGCGGCTGCTCCAGCTCTGGAGGAGGTGGATCCCTTCGAGGACGGCGTAGAGGAGCCATGATGCCATACTGGAAGGCAGCTTGGACACTTCCATAAACGACGACCTGTGGatgaatcacacacacacacaggtgaagaAATACATTACTTAGATTTACCAGAATAAATGAATGTAATAATGGTTTATCTTTACCAAAATCAAGAGCATAATAGTAATGAGGACTGGGATCTGAAGAGTGATTGGTAGATCTTTGAGGAGCGCTCGAAGAAATTCACTTATCCCCTGCCCAACATGTTTCAGCGGGTCTGTGAAGTAGGTTGTGATGGTAACTGAAATCGCCTAAACAGGAAAAGATTAAGATAAGAACAAACCATAAGTACATGAACatatcaaaacataaaactttagaTAAATATACCAGAGGGCAACGATGGGGATGGACGTTCATCACAACAGTCTAGTTTAAAGACTCTGTGCACTGATCCAAACATGTTAGTCTTTTTATCATCTGCTGAGTAAGTTTGCTTTTCCTTAGTTTGTCTAATATAATCCCAAACCTTTAGCAGTTTTGGTCTTCTTCTCTGATTTCCTCCATGTTCTGTCTTCCTCCATAATGCATAACATAAGCATGAACATGCTGTGCAACAGTGATAACTGTCCCTGTGAAACATGGTGATCACAGAGCAGTCACCTGGAGTAAACTAAGCCTGGAATGAAAGATTACTGCCtcgagattttttttttgtaaacatccTGAGGTactcaataaaacatttcagttctAGTTTGATTCATTTTAGATGTAGAAAATTTTCTCTCTATTCTGAGCAGCAGATGGTGCACCCCCCTCGCCCCACTCCCCATCACAGAGCCTGAGGCATGGACCCAGCCTCCAAACGCTCCAACAACTCTGGCCTAACCACTGCAACCTACAAGAGCCTAAAGATCCACTGTGAAAGTCTCAGAGTTGGACACCACAAgacatctggagaaggcttacaATTATGTCAGGATGGGTCACAGTTGTTCTGGCAGCTTAGGGGTTAATTGTACATAATAGCAGCCAGGTTCTTCTAAAGTTGTGACAGATCTGTGTGCAGCTTGAACAGATACTCAAAGACACTTGCCAGCTTGGTAACCTACCTTGTTTGGAGGTACCAGAAGGAGGGGGTTAATAAGGAGGACTTTATAGTACTCCTCACAGGGGTCATCTTGAAGAGTCCAAGTAGTTCTGTACCACTCTGTAGTAAATACACAATTTGGTCAGAAGTAGCCAAACACATAGTACAGGTTAACTTAAAAAGTCAGGAATTTTCATATTAATAATTCCTAAAGGCTTACCTTTAAGGCTATCACTCCAGTCTATTTTCTTCACTCCTGTGCATTTATCATTGAAGTTTTCCATCTTCACTATTTTTTTCTGGTGCTCCGCAAAGGCAGCCtatacaaatgtaaaaacatctgATATCTGAGAACCAAACTGGAGCTAAACCAAAAGCAAGAGAACTGAAAACAGCTCTTCCTCACCTGATACAGATACAACCAGTTCCAGGCGATGCTGACAAAGAAGCAGACAACCATCATCCTTCTGAACTGTGCAAACCAGGAGACTGTTGACCACAACTGGGTGCAGATGATGGctgataaaatcaaaatgaatatCCCAAtctggaaaagaaagaggagtAATAGTTGGATACACAGTAGAGAAAACCCTGAACatgtaaaacacaataaatgctttaaaaaaacttggTAAATGTagcttgttttattctgaagttttactgttttgagTTGAACGTGGTTAAAAACTTTCTATTGTTTCACTAAACATGAATGCAAAAATTACttcatgattttacttttaacacCGTGTCAAGCTCCACGCCAAAGGTGTCTTCAAAGCGCCACTTCCAGGCTTCATAATCATGAGGTTTGAAGTCCACCAGTATCTGACTCAGAGCATTGTCCAGAGCCCCTGTTCCCCATCGGTCTTCATCCTTCAGAAGGGACTGAATCTCTGCCATGCCTTCTCTGGACAGTTTGACTTTTGCATCATAGAAGACGTCTTTGGAATCACTGAGCTGGTGAGaagttcaaacaaaaagcaaacagcgttattttgttttgtttactgcaTAATGACTGAACAAACATTGTTAGACTGGGATTCCAAAAAGCATTAAGTGAGGGCTGCATATTGATTTCAGGAGGATTTAAATGAACCCAATTCATCAGGAAATGCATGAAGGACACCTACCTCACCAATTCTCTGTATCTCCTTCAACAGTCGGCTAAGAAACCTCTTGAACACTGGATTGCACGTAGGCTGTTGCAAAATGTTCGTGATTATCTTCTTTTGGTCTTCAATCTGAATGAAAGGAAGgcacaacattttaaatgccTGACTGACATTTGTAGATTTCTGTTTGATACTGtaagttattaaaaatgtaaacatctcGCCACcatctgctgctgatggtgCTCCTGGCTGCTCTAAATTTTGTGGGCAGAACCAGACAAATGTAGGTTTGTAGCAGTCACTAACCTGCTTCTGCAGATCCGCCACTTGCTGGTTGCAGGACTGAGCCTGGTTCGAGTCCTGGATGTACTCTCTTCTTTTGGTTACAACATTTGTAAAGGTCGAGGGCTGTAAGGCAGAGCCAGAAACATCAGAGCAATACCAATTTATCTAACGCGGTCGGTATAAACACTAAACAAATGTACCGACCTCAGGAGTTTTCCTCATGGTTTTGGTGCTTGGGTCATAGTTGAGCATGTCATAAGGGTCCAGCCAGTCGTCGTCCATCTGCTGACCCACAGCAGACAGTAAGAAGCAGCACAGCAGGACAGCTGGCAGCATTTTAGCCACAACTGGCCGAATCGGagtgtaaacaacaacaagccaGGTATGTCCAAAGAGCTCCAGTGAACTTAAAACCCAACACTAACCATAGAAAGTAGATATCGAGTCTGCAAACTACATGAAAATTTCCTGGACACAAATTCTCTCTGACATGTCCTTTTTAATCAGAACATTTCCGCATTTAAATCGAAAGTAAAAATTACCACCTAGAAGCTACTTTAGTCACAGAAACCTAGAACCGTTAGCAAACATGCTACATTTGAGCCTAATAGGCTAGCAAACTTACGTCCGCTTACGTACGTCGCAAAGGATCATGGGAAAAGTAGTTTTTCTTCGCACATAAACGACTTTATTTTCAACACGCAGTTCGAGCgaagtttaggtttttatgtGCTTAAATTAATACAGCTATTAAAATTAACATGTAAAGTTACCCAAGAGTAACACCAGCtaagaaaacaaatcacatttaaagGGCTATGATTCAATGTCTGTTCACTGATCAGCTCCAACTCCCCCATGAGCCACAAAATATATGATTTAAAGTCATTTGTTGCTTCTAAGTCTTATCCTATAATTATCTACCAAGTGTCTCAAATCCTAAATGCAttataaaactggcaaaaaaaaggttcaacaaccaatttgaagaaaacatttattccaaaatgtgtatattttctatttacaaaatgattatttattgttGATAGCATTGAAATACAGTTCATCTGTTCAGTGAAACCGCATCTTTAAAAAGATGTACAAGCACAACCTGCATTTAAATTCACCAGGACGCGTTCAGTCTCCAGGGGTTATATAAACTTCGGTCACATTGATGACTTGGACCCAAGTTTTCCTTTTGTCCATAGAAATGGAGCATCTGAGCTCACAAAAATAACCTCATGTGCAACAGGGAAGAtatgagggggggaaaaaaaaggcaaaatggtTTGAGTGTTTTGGGTTCACATTCATTTTCCTCTCTTGCCTATACCACCCTTCAATCCTCCTTTGCCACCCTTGGCTTGTTTTCCTTTGCCTTTCCCTCCTTTGGCGCGTTGTTCTTTCCTCTGCATTCCCCGCATGTCTTTCTTCATGCGACCGTCCACCACTTTGAAGACTCCCTTGACGCCATGAGGCCGTCTCGCCTTCTTGCCAACTCCCTTTTTGGCTATTACATATGTTACttctctcttttcctttttcacacCTGCTTTCTTGTAGATACTGACAAAatgagagagaggaaaaaaaaacaaaacgttggTATTTTATTCCAACTGAAAATAGGATTATTAAGCAAATTAATGGAGCTTCATTCCtgttgctgtgaaaaaaaataccTCTTTAGTTGAGCAATCTTCTCTCTTTCAGAAATGTCCACAGTGTTGACAACAGCTTCTGCTTTCTTCTTGGCTTGCTCCATCTTCTTCAGCATCTAAAAAGTCCCACAGAAACCATGGATTTAACATTTCATCACGCCATGATAAATACCTTAAGTTAAATGATACATATTCTTATATAGGACCCAAAAtagatcaaattaaacaaacaaacaa
The Kryptolebias marmoratus isolate JLee-2015 linkage group LG24, ASM164957v2, whole genome shotgun sequence DNA segment above includes these coding regions:
- the mcoln2 gene encoding mucolipin-2 isoform X1 is translated as MELLVRYLDRSSSISSDTTQDVLKEESLRDDLKYYFMSPCEKYRARRHIPWKMGVQILKIVMITTQLILFGLNNQLVVAYKEENTMALKNLFLKDYSGVDEDDYSVAVYTQHAVYDSLFYVIDQYSQLGQLSVGPISYAEDEYGNVKPLVICKKYYKKSSAEPSDEAYDIDAKLETVCMSHTPKTAHEWKTQNASFFDMDFYRLVDIKITFELKGINLQTVRSRELPDCYSFYVTITFDNQCHSGKVKIFLDIDFESSACRAWTISGTAQKNTHYLLVFDGFVILVCITSAALCTRSIILAVKLLQRFSRFFHENFNRKVCEDDQGEFLNGWYLLVIVSDLLAIIGSILKMEIQAKSLTSYDLCSIFLGTSTLMVWVGVIRYLAYFQKYNVLILTMKAAFPKVLRFCCCAGMIYLGYTFCGWIVLGPYHEKFEGLSRVAECLFSLLNGDDMFTTFAQLKDKNTLVWVFSRAYLYSFISLFIYMVLSLFIALITDSYETIKNYQRNGFPLTDLQKFLQGHKDFPVVEENGQTDVELSNSIRFCCYCQRYDDTHTDVKMLQ
- the mcoln2 gene encoding mucolipin-2 isoform X2, yielding MELLVRYLDRSSSISSDTTQDVLKEESLRDDLKYYFMSPCEKYRARRHIPWKMGVQILKIVMITTQLILFGLNNQLVVAYKEENTMALKNLFLKDYSGVDEDDYSVAVYTQHAVYDSLFYVIDQYSQLGQLSVGPISYAEDEYGNVKPLVICKKYYKKSSAEPSDEAYDIDAKLETVCMSHTPKTAHEWKTQNASFFDMDFYRLVDIKITFELKGINLQTVRSRELPDCYSFYVTITFDNQCHSGKVKIFLDIDFESSACRAWTISGTAQKNTHYLLVFDGFVILVCITSAALCTRSIILAVKLLQRFSRFFHENFNRKVCEDDQGEFLNGWYLLVIVSDLLAIIGSILKMEIQAKSLTSYDLCSIFLGTSTLMVWVGVIRYLAYFQKYNVLILTMKAAFPKVLRFCCCAGMIYLGYTFCGWIVLGPYHEKFEGLSRVAECLFSLLNGDDMFTTFAQLKDKNTLVWVFSRAYLYSFISLFIYMVLSLFIALITDSYETIKNYQRNGFPLTDLQKFLQGHKDFPVVEENGQTDVELSNSIRFCCYCQRLPANDEVVLIS